AGCGTTTCCGGAGCGCGCAGGCCATGGCGGGCGAGATAATCGCTGACGTGGAGGAAAGGCTTCGGATCCTCGTGCGGCGGCGGCGCGTGCATCAGCATCGCGGTTTCGCCACCGGCACGGCGCAGTCGGAAATAGCGGCGGAACGAGGCATCGCCCGGCAGCGGTTCGACCGCAGCGTCCGACCACCCGGCCCGTTCGATGAAAGGGGCGACCCCGTCCGGCAAGCTCATGGCATGCGCTCTAGCCAGTCCGCCCCGCCGCGGGCAATCGCCTTCCGCCCCTCGCCCACGATTTCGATGTCGATGGCCAGGCAGCCTGCCTCGTGATCGAAACCGCCCGCCTTGTCCGGCCATTCGGCTATCAGCACGGCGCCATCTCGGTAATCATCCAAACCGATCTCTTCGGCCTCCGCCGGCGTTTCGAGTCGGTAGAAGTCGGCGTGGACCAAAGGCGGATCGAGCGCGTCGTAGGTTTCGATGATCGTGAAGGTCGGCGAAGGTACCTCGCCGTCATGCCCCAGGGCGGCGATGATGCTGCGGGCGAGCGTCGTCTTGCCCGCACCCAGCCCGCCGGATAGCGCCACCACGTCGCCGGGTTGCAGCCTCACCGCAATCTCGGCGCCGAAGCCCTTCATGGCGGCGAGGTCCGGCAAATCGCGCGTCACGGCAGCAGGACCGTCGCCGTCGTGCCGAGGCCTTCCTGCGACATGACGTCCAGCGTGCCGCCGTGCGCTTCGACCAGTTGCTTCGCCAACGGCAGGCCGAGCCCGTCACGTTTCGCGACCGGGGCCGCCGCCTGACCTTCCAGCGCACGGGCCAGGGCGGCCGCGCTCATGCCCTTGCCGTTGTCGGAAATGACGATCCGTGCCGCGCCCTTTACCCGACCGACATCGACGAGGATCTTGCCGCCTTCGGGCGTCGCCTCGATCGCATTGTCGAGCAGGTGGCCGATTGCGCGGCCGAGGCGCTTGGCATCGCCCTCGATCGTGCCGAGGCTCTTCGCACCGCGCAGGTCGAGCGACAGGCCGCCCTTCCCGATGGCCTCCTCCCGCTCCCGCACGATGGCGGTCACGAAGGTGAACAGTTCCAGCTTCTTGCGTTCGAGCGGCAGCAAACCCGCCTCGCTCTGCGACAGGTCGAGCACGGTTTCGATCTGTTCGGACAGGCGCTCGACAGAAGCGAGGATGGCGGCGACATATTCCTTGCCCTGGGCCGAAAGGTCCCCCGCCACACCCGCTTCCAGCAACTCGGCGAAACCGCCGATGGACGTGAGCGGCGTGCGGAATTCGTAGCTCATGTTGGCAAGGAACCGCGTCTTCAGCGCATCCGCCTCTTCCAGCGAGCTTGCGCGGGCCTGCAGGGCTTCCGCCGCGCGCTGGCTGTCGGTGACGTCGAGCGCGGTGAGCAGGCCGTTGCCGTCCGGCAGGGGCACGCCGGCGAATTCGAGGATCCGCCCGTCCTTCAGCTCCACCCGCCCGCCCCGCTCACGCCGGTCGAGCGTGGCGGCGCGAATGGCTTCGCCCACGCGCTTGGCATGGGCAGGCATGGCCAGGCTGTTGCCGATGACATCGAGCAATTCTTCCGAACGCGGATGGCTGTCCAGCACATCGTCCTCGAGTCCCCAGAAGCTGGCGAAGCTGCGGTTCCACAGCTGGAGCTTCCCGTCGGGGGCGAAAACTGCGAGCGATTCGAACAGGCTGTCGAAAATGGCCGTGCGGGTACGCAGCAACGTGTCGCGCGTAGCCGACAGGGCGAGCTGCTCGGTCCGGTCCTCGGCCACCAGCGTCAGGCCGCCATCGGGCATGGGCTGGGACAGGATACGCAGGTGGGTGCCGTCGGCAAGCGACCACGCCTCGTCGCTGCCCGACCCGCTGGTGAACCACGCGCGGTGCTCGTCACGCCAGGCGGGAAAGTCGCGGGCTTCCGGCAGCCGGCCGCTATCGCGCGCATGATCGAGCCAGCGGTCGAATTCGAGCCCGTCCTTCACCGCGCCTTGCGGCAGGCCGAAGATGCGGC
This sequence is a window from Alteriqipengyuania flavescens. Protein-coding genes within it:
- the tsaE gene encoding tRNA (adenosine(37)-N6)-threonylcarbamoyltransferase complex ATPase subunit type 1 TsaE, which codes for MTRDLPDLAAMKGFGAEIAVRLQPGDVVALSGGLGAGKTTLARSIIAALGHDGEVPSPTFTIIETYDALDPPLVHADFYRLETPAEAEEIGLDDYRDGAVLIAEWPDKAGGFDHEAGCLAIDIEIVGEGRKAIARGGADWLERMP
- a CDS encoding sensor histidine kinase, giving the protein MELSDTALTLIGLLLAVWTLGAAWLMIAAGTKAQKAEASRKHAARLSRMVDDAPAVPMLVRADGRIEAPDRLAKWLGLESMPSFLSELAGEDRGLPKATLERLSENVKAAQKSAAPFRMVASPVGSQRSLALHGHLADAQISPGGAALVWFFDFSESEEELSRLRDETARAREDFAALVGLIEAAPLPMWFRARDGRLRLVNSAYVEAVDGKSAENVIERQVELVEPVDGRSAADVALSATDGAISREVSATIAGQRRSLRVSDLPLGGEGIAGYAVDIEEVEEQVRAFRAFREAQRAMLDQLSVGVAQFDGKRSLIFANQPFRRIFGLPQGAVKDGLEFDRWLDHARDSGRLPEARDFPAWRDEHRAWFTSGSGSDEAWSLADGTHLRILSQPMPDGGLTLVAEDRTEQLALSATRDTLLRTRTAIFDSLFESLAVFAPDGKLQLWNRSFASFWGLEDDVLDSHPRSEELLDVIGNSLAMPAHAKRVGEAIRAATLDRRERGGRVELKDGRILEFAGVPLPDGNGLLTALDVTDSQRAAEALQARASSLEEADALKTRFLANMSYEFRTPLTSIGGFAELLEAGVAGDLSAQGKEYVAAILASVERLSEQIETVLDLSQSEAGLLPLERKKLELFTFVTAIVREREEAIGKGGLSLDLRGAKSLGTIEGDAKRLGRAIGHLLDNAIEATPEGGKILVDVGRVKGAARIVISDNGKGMSAAALARALEGQAAAPVAKRDGLGLPLAKQLVEAHGGTLDVMSQEGLGTTATVLLP